In Bradyrhizobium guangxiense, the following are encoded in one genomic region:
- a CDS encoding GNAT family N-acetyltransferase, translated as MSALHLRPYRPEDEAAAIDLWHRTWQQAYPQIDFAARLDWWRERWRKDLVPKAAIVVAEQDGALTGFVTIDGEGYLDQLVVDPAHWGSDAARLLVDEAKRLSPSGVTLLVNKDNARAIRFYERNGFAHEGSDVNPTSGRPVLKLVWRA; from the coding sequence GTGAGCGCGCTCCACCTCCGCCCCTATCGCCCTGAGGACGAGGCCGCCGCGATCGACCTCTGGCATCGCACCTGGCAGCAGGCCTATCCGCAGATCGACTTCGCGGCCCGGCTCGACTGGTGGCGCGAGCGCTGGCGCAAGGATCTGGTGCCCAAGGCCGCGATCGTCGTGGCGGAACAGGACGGCGCGCTGACCGGCTTCGTCACCATCGATGGCGAGGGCTATCTCGACCAGCTCGTGGTCGATCCCGCGCATTGGGGCTCGGACGCGGCGCGGTTGCTGGTGGATGAAGCCAAGCGGCTGTCGCCCTCGGGCGTCACGCTGCTCGTCAACAAGGACAATGCCCGCGCCATCCGCTTCTACGAGCGCAATGGCTTTGCCCATGAGGGCTCCGACGTGAACCCCACCTCGGGCCGGCCGGTGCTGAAGTTGGTGTGGCGGGCGTGA
- a CDS encoding peptidoglycan -binding protein produces the protein MALARGRRSEGAFNYWPGFVDALSTLVLSIVFLLSVFLVVQFFLSQEVTGKDKALEQLNAKIAQLNELLSLEKLGKLTLDDQVSQLRAGLASAESERDRIKGLYDGLAAAGNDAQGKTAELGKALDSEKAVSARALAQIEVLNQQISALRRQLAALEEALDASEKRDKESQNRIADLGSRLNVALAQRVQELSRYRSEFFGRLRAILGNRPDIRIVGDRFVFQSEVFFDTGQATLLPEGRAELDTLATALIELDKKIPSEIPWVLRVDGHTDIRPVNGPNFKSNWDLSAARSISVVQYLISLGVPAQRLVAAGFGEFQPLDPGNTEDAYKRNRRIELKLTER, from the coding sequence ATGGCTCTAGCGCGCGGCCGCCGCAGCGAAGGCGCCTTCAACTATTGGCCCGGCTTCGTCGACGCGCTGTCGACGCTGGTGCTGTCGATCGTGTTTCTGCTGTCGGTGTTCCTGGTGGTGCAGTTCTTCCTGTCGCAGGAGGTCACCGGCAAGGACAAGGCGCTGGAGCAGCTCAACGCCAAGATCGCCCAGCTCAACGAGCTGTTGTCGCTGGAGAAGCTCGGCAAGCTCACGCTCGACGACCAGGTCTCGCAATTGAGGGCGGGCCTCGCCTCGGCCGAGTCCGAGCGCGATCGCATCAAGGGTCTCTATGACGGCCTCGCTGCCGCTGGCAACGACGCGCAAGGCAAGACCGCCGAGCTCGGCAAGGCGCTGGATTCCGAGAAGGCGGTCTCGGCGCGGGCGCTGGCGCAGATCGAGGTGCTGAACCAGCAGATCAGCGCGCTGCGCCGGCAATTGGCCGCGCTGGAAGAGGCGCTCGATGCCTCCGAGAAGCGCGACAAGGAATCGCAGAACCGCATTGCCGATCTGGGGTCCCGCCTGAATGTTGCCTTGGCGCAGCGCGTGCAGGAATTGTCGCGCTACCGCTCGGAGTTCTTCGGCCGCCTGCGCGCCATCCTCGGCAACCGGCCGGACATCCGCATCGTCGGCGACCGCTTCGTATTCCAGTCCGAGGTGTTCTTCGACACCGGACAGGCGACCTTGCTGCCCGAAGGCCGTGCCGAGCTCGACACCCTCGCGACCGCGCTGATCGAGCTCGACAAGAAGATCCCGAGCGAGATCCCCTGGGTGCTGCGCGTCGACGGCCATACCGACATACGCCCGGTCAACGGGCCGAACTTCAAGTCGAACTGGGACCTGTCCGCCGCGCGCTCGATCTCGGTGGTGCAATATCTGATCTCGCTCGGCGTGCCCGCCCAGCGCCTCGTTGCGGCCGGCTTCGGCGAGTTCCAGCCGCTCGATCCAGGCAATACCGAGGACGCCTACAAGCGCAACCGCCGCATCGAGCTGAAGCTGACGGAGCGGTAG